Part of the Capricornis sumatraensis isolate serow.1 chromosome 9, serow.2, whole genome shotgun sequence genome, ATTCCAGAGACATCTTGAAGAGCAGCTTCCCAGAGAGTTCAAGAAATGCTTAGGAGCTTCAGAAAAGCTGAAACAATGAAAAGTCAGGTACTGTTTCTCTTCCTGCTGTCATTGTTGCGCGGGGCAATCTCCCAGCAGATCCAGTACTCAATTCCAGAGGAGCTGGACAAGGGCTCAAGGGTGGGGAACCTGGCTGAGGATCTAAGGCTCAGTGTCCAGGAGTTGCCAGCTCGAAAACTGCGGATTAGTGCCGAGGACTTTTTCAGTGTGAGAGCCGAAAATGGGGATTTGCTAGTGAGTGGCAGGATAGATCGAGAGAAGATTTGCGGGAGAAAATCTGAGTGTGCTGTAGAATTTGAAATGGTTGCTGACAATCCAATGACTATTTTCCATGTAAGTGTTGCAATTCAAGATATTAATGACAATGCACCACGTTTCATTGCAAAAAGCATTGACTTGGAAATCTCTGAGTTAGCCTTACCAGGGGTAAAATTCCCTCTGGATTCTGCGCAAGATGCAGATGTAGAAAGTAACTCACTGAAGAAATATTTCATCAGCCACAATGAGTACTTCTCTCTGTCAACGAAGAAAAGTCCTGATGGAAGTAAATACCCAGAGTTACTGCTGGAAAAACCTCTGGACAGAGAACAGCAGAATTCCCACCATTTAATCCTGACTGCCGTGGATGGTGGGGACCCTCCTCTAAGTGGCACTACCCTGATCCGGATACAGGTCACTGATGCCAATGATAATGCTCCAGTGTTCAGCCAGGACACTTACAGGGTTAGCCTCCAAGAAAATGTGCCCCGGGGAACCTCCGTGCTGCAGGTGATGGCCACTGACCAGGACGAGGGCATTAATGCAGAAATCACCTATGCCTTCCTCAATGCCCCAGCAAGTACCAGCTTCCTCTTCATTCTCAATCCAAATACTGGTGACATCACAACCAATGGTACATTGGACTTTGAAGAGACAAGTAGATACATGTTGGGTGTTGAAGCCAAGGATGGAGGAGTACACACGGCTCACTGTAATGTTCAGATTGAAATTGTTGATGAGAATGACAATGCCCCAGAGGTGACATTCATGTCCTTCTCTAACCAGATTCCTGAGGGCTCAGACCTGGGAACTGTAATAGCCCTCATTAAAGTGCAAGACCAGGATTCTGAGCAAAATGGTTTGGTAACATGCTATGTTCAGGAAGAAGTTCCCTTCAAATTAGAATCCACCTCTAAGAATTACTACAAACTAGTGATTGATGGTGCCCTAGACCGAGAGCAGAAGGCAGAGTACAATGTCACCATCGCAGCCACTGACAAAGGCAAGCCTGCCCTTTCCTCCACTACAAGCATCACCCTACATATCCGCGATGTCAACGACAACGCTCCAGTTTTCCACCAAGCCACCTATGTGGTACACGTGGCAGAAAATAACCCGCCTGGCGCTTCTATCGCGCATGTCAGCGCCTCCGACCCTGACCTAGGGCCCAACGGCCACGTCTCCTACTCCATCGTGGCCAGCGACCTGGAGCCACGGGCGCTGTCGTCCTACGTGTCCGTGAACCCGCAGAGCGGCGTGGTGTTCGCGCAGCGCGCCTTCGACCATGAGCAGCTGCGCGCCTTTGAGCTGACGCTGCAGGCCCGAGACCACGGCTCGCCCGCGCTCAGCTCCAACGTGAGCCTGCGCGTGCTGGTGGGCGACCGCAACGACAACGCGCCCAGAGTGCTGTACCCGGCGCTGGGGCCCGACGGCTCGGCACTCTTCGACACGGTGCCCCGCGCCGCGCAGCCTGGCTACCTGGTCACCAAGGTGGTGGCAGTGGACGCAGACTCTGGACACAACGCCTGGCTGTCCTACCACGTG contains:
- the LOC138086312 gene encoding protocadherin gamma-B1-like; the encoded protein is MKSQVLFLFLLSLLRGAISQQIQYSIPEELDKGSRVGNLAEDLRLSVQELPARKLRISAEDFFSVRAENGDLLVSGRIDREKICGRKSECAVEFEMVADNPMTIFHVSVAIQDINDNAPRFIAKSIDLEISELALPGVKFPLDSAQDADVESNSLKKYFISHNEYFSLSTKKSPDGSKYPELLLEKPLDREQQNSHHLILTAVDGGDPPLSGTTLIRIQVTDANDNAPVFSQDTYRVSLQENVPRGTSVLQVMATDQDEGINAEITYAFLNAPASTSFLFILNPNTGDITTNGTLDFEETSRYMLGVEAKDGGVHTAHCNVQIEIVDENDNAPEVTFMSFSNQIPEGSDLGTVIALIKVQDQDSEQNGLVTCYVQEEVPFKLESTSKNYYKLVIDGALDREQKAEYNVTIAATDKGKPALSSTTSITLHIRDVNDNAPVFHQATYVVHVAENNPPGASIAHVSASDPDLGPNGHVSYSIVASDLEPRALSSYVSVNPQSGVVFAQRAFDHEQLRAFELTLQARDHGSPALSSNVSLRVLVGDRNDNAPRVLYPALGPDGSALFDTVPRAAQPGYLVTKVVAVDADSGHNAWLSYHVLQASEPGLFSVGLRTGEVRTARALGDRDAARQRLLVAVRDGGQPPLSATATLLLVFADSLQEALPDLSDRPAPPDPQAELQFYLVVALALISVLFLLAVILAVTLYLRRSSSPTAWGCFKPGLSSKSAPGVLPNYSEGTLPYSYNLCIASQSAKTEFNFHNVTLETVPPGDLLGEDPSMDIGTSNEDPQIAYDSSFSHQKASSNWTPESSNIQR